Part of the Solanum pennellii chromosome 10, SPENNV200 genome is shown below.
aagtttacataacttttcaattgaacaaaatagaataattaTTAAGGacaaaatcttaaaaaaaatcacaatttaatttttgattgtttagattgaataataaatattgtacatctatttttagtatatctatttttattatatctGCCGAACAATTGTCTAAGGagggagaaaaaaaaacttggaTAAACAAATTCTCAAATCCCATAGTTTGGACccaaaatttacattttttaaaaagttgtcAGACTAATAATATTTTCAGACAACTCATATAATGACACTGTTGTACTagtattcttttctttttttttcaccaCTCCTTTGTctcataattactcatttttaaattaaatcaagaTTTTGACAGAAATCCTGAGaaaagattcaatctttgaacaatttttgttaagaggaaaaagaaagaagatgagGGGTTTCACATATTTAAGCAAAGTTCTTCATAGTCATTCTTCTTATTCTAAACTTTTGGTTCTCTGTTCTATCAGGTTATTCTTTTTGATCCCttcatttttgttaaatattctTAGtgacttcattttttttttgtttcttgatgatttttcacTAACTTGTTTGTTATTTGTGTAATATGACTCTGATTTTGAACCAAACAACTCCTAAGAGCTTATTCACTTTAAACTcctttatttcattactcattTGATTCTTAGGTCGTTAGCTTAAATCAAGATTTGACAGAAATATTGATAAAGTTTCAATCTTTGAACAAAAAATGAGGGGCTTTAGATATTTTAGTTAAGCTTTTGGTAGCTAGTTTTCTTTATCTCTTCCTTTTGGGTTCTTGATTTTGTAATGAAAGGAGAATCTCTGAATTTGTTTTGATACTTGAACATATTGTCATTTACTCTTAGATCCAAAGAAGCTAAATGAGAATGTTAGAGTGAGTTAAAGTTTTTAGGAAATGGACTAAAGCTAAATGAGAGTGTTAGAGTGAGTTAGAGTTTTTAGGAAATGGACTAAGGGTTTGCTTATATGGACTTGGGCACTCCTCCGAGTTAACTTTCGAGATTGAGTTAGGTCCAAGTGTCATATCTTTTTAGGTGATCATTTGTTGTTATGACTCCACATGTTGGTTTGAATAATGTGAATTTGTATATAACAATGTAAACACTTAATGaccattctttttttaattctcGTGGAGAATAGCTCGAGAAATCGGATGCTCTACAAAGGTAAAATTGTGTAGCTTGGATTCAAAAGTTGTAATAGAGTTTTTAATGAGTTGAGCTTGACAAAACATGGCCgatatcattttcttttattaagttAGACTTGAACTGGTTTTGGCTTTTGGAAACTTATCTCTCTGATTACAAGGTTGTTATGGTTTTCTTACTCCGTCGTTTCTGTTTCTTATAGTCCTAGACACGTGCCTCTTAAGTTTTATACAATGAAAACGTTTATAGAATTCACAACGAGAGCAAATGCATTTATAAACTGACCTACTAAACTATAATGACTCACTTGAAGGATTGATGTTTAATGTATGAAATGTTGTGGTCCTTTAAAGAATGATCTTTTTCATCCATATTTCGTAGAGGATTTTGCTACTTATACTTTTCTTCTGGCTGTTACAGTACTGGAGGTCTGTTGGTATATGCGGAATCGAATGTAGAGAGTGGAAAACAAGTTGTTGAACAGAATCAACCAGAGTCTAAGAAGAAGAGAGTAGTGGTGCTTGGAACAGGATGGGGTGGTACCAGCTTCTTAAAAGATCTTGATATTTCTTCATATGATGTAAAAGTGGTTTCGCCGCGGAACTATTTTGCATTTACACCACTGTTACCTAGTGTCACATGTGGTACAGTTGAGGCACGAAGCGTAGTAGAGCCGGTCCGGAACATAATAAAGAAGGTAAGGAAGTTATGATAAGGAACTTGCTTGCATTTCGTTTTTAGTTTTATGTTGTAGTCACAAGATTTGGAATTAATAGTATAGCTTTGTGCACTGCATCTTAAAAAAATCCTTTTGCCCCTTCAATGCTTCCTCTTTCACTGGGTTTTCGATTGTTCCAACCTGATCCCTGGAATATTACATTTAGTATGTGCTAAAGTTTCTCCTAGGCTGCCTTGTTTTCTTTTGAAGATTTTTCTGCCtcttattgtttaatttttgttgattgGTCCGGCAGAGAAGTGGAGAAATTCAATTCTGGGAAGCAGAATGTCTGAAGATTGATCCAGAAAACCACACAGTATCTTGCCGTTCTGGTATCAATGATAATTTGGCAGGACATAATGATTTCTCCCTACAATATGACTATTTGGTTGTCGCAGTAGGAGCTCAAGTAAACACTTTTAACACACCAGGTGTTATGGAATATTGCCACTTTCTGAAGGTATGATTCTCTTGCATAAAGCCTTTCTTAACTTAGTTGGGGATGCATGCCATTTATTccctatgttgctcggactctcttAAAATATTGCCGGACAGTGTCAGATCCTCCAACAATACACTTCCGTTGGAGGATCCGACACTCACCTTATGATATTTCTTAAGAGTTCGGAGGACATTTTTTACTCCTGCTAGGGACGTGTCTTTATGCATTTCTGAACCTGATCAGATTGAGACAtctcttatttttcttgaagtgtaaaatttcctttctttaaaataaatgaatcatGTTTCATACAGGAAGTTGAAGATGCTCAAAGGATACGGAGGACAGTAGTAGATTGTTTTGAAAAATCTGTCATTCCTGGCCTAAGTGAAGAAGAGCGAAGGACCAACCTCCATTTTGTTATAGTTGGCGGTGGTCCAACTGGTGTAGAATTTGCTGCTGAGCTATATGACTATGTTTATGAggatttagtaaaaatatacCCTTCTGTTAAGGATTTTGTGAAGATAACAGTTATTCAGTCCGGAGATCATATCCTGAACACGTAAGATGCACCATTCCTAGATTCACTTTACAACTGAACTTTTAATACATGCTACAGCCTCTTTGATATAGGTGTTGTGCTGAAAGATTTGAGAGTAAGGAAGATAGAGAGGTGTGAAGAGAGTTAAATTCATACAATGTGCTTCTTGTGGGCATTCTTTTGTTATACTTCGCATACACTTCCTAATAAAGTATATTTTGTGTTCGCAAGCTAGAGTGAGTTTAAATGAATAAGTGAGGATTCACATAACCGACCACAACTTGGTTGGGAGTTGGGACTAAGGCATTGTTTTTGTAATTTCCACTCGGTTAAGAGACAAGAAGAATTTTTTAATCAACAACCCTTAAATCGCAAGTTTGTGTCTCTGCAGATTTGATGAAAGAATAAGCTCATTTGCTGAACAGAAATTTCAAAGAGATGGAATTGAGGTTTCGACAGGTTGCCGTGTCACTAGTGTGTCTGATCATTTCATCGGCATGAAAGTAAAATCTACAGGAAAAAACGTTGAAGTACCTTACGGGATGGTTGTATGGTCAACTGGAGTTGGTACCCGTCCATTTGTGAAGGATTTCATGGAGCAAGTTGGCCAGGTATCTTGCATTCCCTTTCTCTTAGTGTTTCATGGCGGTTTCTGCACTAAATGCATACTTAAAAAGTTACTCTTTttgagtttaattaattaatcaccatttaatttttttcatttccccTTTGAAGGAAAAAAGACGTATTCTAACAACTGATGAATGGTTGCGAGTGAATGGCTGTAGTAACGTGTACGCACTAGGTGATTGTGCATCTGTAGATCAACGTAAAGTAATGGTAAAGAAGCCTTACTTTAAATAACTGTACTcaaatatttaatcaattttttatttgtagtacGTTCAATTCTTTATCTATGGTGAACTTTTTCCAGACATTGATAGTGAATAGTCCATGATTTATGGTCCATAAGGATAATAATGCTAGTTTGTTGTGTCACGTCAAAACAAGTACTTTTGATGTTACTCAACgtacaataattttttagtGCCCATGAAATACATGCTGCATGAGGATGATCATGCATCTTATATTCTCCGAAATTATGTTTTCAAGATACTATTTTTATTGTCTTTCTATCTTCCCCCTAAATTTTCGTTTCTGTGTAACTACGCGGTTAGGAAGATATTTCAGCCATTTTTAAAGCTGCGGATAAGGATGATTCTGGAACATTAAGCGTCAAGGAATTCCGAGATGTTTTGGAAGACATAATAATCCGTTATCCTCAAGTGGCCTTATATCTGAAGAACAAACATTTGTTAGAGGTGAAAGACTTATTTAGGGATTCAGAGGGAAATGAAAGAGAGGAGGTAGATATTGAAGGTTTTAAGTTGGCCCTTTCTCATGTAGATTCTCAGATGAAAAGTCTACCTGCCACTGCTCAGGTACTTCTTCCATTGTTCGTATTTCATCCGTGTTTCTCTTTTCACCGATTttgctcggactctccaaaaattATTACCGCACCCTTGTTGGTTCTATCaaaaaatgcactacttttcgAGGATATGTTTGATGAATCCGAGCAACATGTTTTTCACTCAGTATTCTGCTTTAGTTTCAATTTCTTATCTTTTCACATGCTTTAGGTTGCTGCTCAACAAGGTACATATCTTGCTAGATGCTTTAACCGCTGGGATCAATGCAAAAGTAATCCTGAAGGACCTCGCCGTTTTAAAAGCTCTGGACGTCATGAATTTCTTCCCTTCGAGTATATATAACTCACCTTTTTtgaatctttctttttcttattttcattgttGCATGTAAGCATACTGGGATAACTAACTGCTAAAGTCTGAGCCGGAATCATTCTCGAGAAATTGTTCTTCCATACAACCAAAACTTTTTGAGATAATGATCAAAAACACATTGAACTATCACTTTTTTGCAAGTTTCACACCCCAACTATCATATGTTCCCTTTTCTGACCTGAACTATTACCAACTGTTCTACTTTCCTATCTAAACTATCACCATCTATGTATTAAAGCATACCTAGGTGAGTAGATCGTGATAGTTTAGGTAGGATAATGGAACAACTGATAGTTGGCCTGATCCGCTTTATGTATGATGATAGAGGAACAAGGACTATTTGATAGTCGGGATACAAAATTCGCGAAAAAGGGATAGTTTTGGTGTGTTTTTACCATAAGTTTTAACGCTTCTATTAAAAAACATTTGTGACTTTGACAAACAGATCAGAAATGTGGTCACTGGCCCTTTATCATTTCAGCTTCTTTTCTGCAGTGTGTTTTGCTTAGAGAACCATCAAATATACACTTATCAGCAATTTCTTCGATGTTGTTTAGCTGCTCATGTTGTTTATTGACTCTATGATCTTGGCTTCTAACCTCCTTTTCCTATCGGTAAATAGATACACTCATTCACAATAACTTTCGTTATGCTATTTCAGGTATCGCCATTTAGGGCAATTCGCCCCTTTAGGTGGAGATCAAGCAGCAGCAGAACTTCCCGGAGACTGGGTTTCTATGGGCCATAGCACACAGTGGCTATGGTACTCAGTGTATGCAAGGTAATAATAGACAGCTTTCGTATGACTTGcgtataatattaatatatgcGTCTTACtatcctttttagtctgttctaaaaaaaaaaacaatccatCTTTCTAGTTATCAAGTTCTTAATTTCAACATTGGCATCTTACTCATACTTACACTCAGAATGACATGACACAAGATTAAAAGGATATGTTTTGGTATGTTACAACTTTAGTTTAAGACGATAAGATTCAAAAAGTCTTCTTTACATTCTCAAACTTCGTTGTCCAATGTTCAGTCAAACCAAGGCATGAAATGAAACGGAGGGAGTGTATCGTTTCTTCCTTCTATATTCAAAGAGTCTAAATctgatatttttgttttacatTTCAGCAAGCAAGTTAGCTGGCGCACGAGGTACTTAGTGGTTGGTGATTGGGTAAGAAGATACATTTTCGGAAGAGATTCAAGCCGGATTTGATGAGTTCAACGCCACATAGAAGGCGGTGCGTGTTCTTCACTGTTTTGCTTGACATGCTTAGGTTGTTATGTTTATGCTTGAATCAGGTTACATGCCATTGTATTTGTATCTATTTTTCATGATCAGTTCCTGGAGAAATACACTAAGAATCTTTGCAACTTTGAATGTATAAACTTGTTCCTTAGCAAGTGACTGAGATTGTTAATTAGATTGTAAGTtgtctctttttttattttaagattcaAGCATCTcgtatttgaaatttattgacCTGATTAATTTGGATTTGCGTGGTAGAAAGCAATCTTTGTGGCTGGTGTCATTCCTACTCAGTAGGATTCGGTTATATTCCGATTGCCACATGTCACCTTTTGATATGTCCAAATGTCAAATTCTATTTTTGACTATTTATGATTCTCTACCCGACAGAAGTGACTTGAACTGAAACTTCTAACTAAAAGGGAAAGTACTTTTATCGTTTTATCACAATCTCTGATGGTAATCATAAATTTGTAATCTATCTTAATACATTGTCAATTGCCATTAAACAGACATTAAACACCCTCCACCTGAATCACGAACGGAATAAAAAAGTGGAAGCTTTCTACAaggagataaaaataaataaataaatcaaagattattgtaattcattttgatatattatatatcacATTACAAAAAGGATTGaactacacaaaaaaaaaaaacctttgataattttcattctgagaaaaatatttacaccaaaacattaaaaaaaagtatgaaaCAACATTGTATTAGTGAAAGTTATTGTATTTGAGtaaattattacaattattattttactcagcgaatgatattcatattggaaatcatattaaattaaatacttCTCTTTCAAGCAAATATTATTGCTAAAAAATTCATTTGTTGGATTCCATATGCTTCGAACATATACaagatttgaagtttatgaatttttatatcGACTTTAAGTTAATAAGCAAATAGTAATTGACTTTTACaatcaattatttataaatatttaatggtATATGAAGGATCTCGATGAAAATAACTGGACTCGTATGAATTTATACTTCTCAGCTAAGTTCGCTCTTAATTTATATAACATAGTTCGatttattaaattcaaacaGTTTAATTTTGATCGAGTCGACGGATAAGATTGCGCCACATGTCACCTTTTAGTCTTCCGTTAGAGTGAACGACATACGTGTTTTTGGATTGCAGACACGCCAATGTCTCAAAAGTATAACGGGgatatctgcataccatttatTGATAGTTCGAAAATATATTTGCCCTTTTCACCTTTgatttattatgaaattttaaaaattaaataagatttttgaattttgtaatcATAAATTAGAGATATGTGAAATTTTGTACTTCCGTTATGTTTTTCAAATTGTTTTTGGGTTGAGTTGGACGTCATTGAAATCAATCTTTCTACCTCATCTTTGAAATGAACATAAAGTCTACATGTACTCTACCTTTTCAAACCTCACTATTATATCGGTtatatttgcattttttttttataacgaTGATGTTTGAGTCAATTTACTATTATATCGATTATTTCATAGTAAAATGATGGTGTTCATTAGCATAAATATTGAGTGATTTTGCTTATTAAgataattaagaaagaaaacttttttaattttgtgattctaaattaaagttatgtaaaATGTACCAAAACGCccttaatcttgtggtcttaaacatgtcacgtggaaagttaaagttaaagtgttgtcaaaaaaagaaaagaaaacattctttttgaaataaattaaaaaaaatagaaacattcTCTTTAAAACGGAGAAAGTAATACTTTTTATGGTAGTATTGAATTTATTGTGTGatcttttatgtttattttagaaTCGAAATGATAAATTTCAAGAGGAATATGTAAGAACTAAAATTGAGACTGAAAGGGCAGTCCATTTAGTTTGTGTTGTTAAAGGATAAGACTTGACACATAGACATGTCATATATATAACTTGAAAATATTCATGTTTGCTAAGTGTAAAATTTTATTCCTAttggatatttatattttatataactaCCAATTAAATCTTTTTcgatttatattcattatctttTAAGTTTTAGATCGTATTAATTCATTGACATCTAATAATTCAcgagagaaaataaataagattctcacttgtttttcaaaaaaaaaatatttttagttttgtgaAAAAATGCTTCCCTCTGTATCAAACGCACCTAACATGGTTAATTAcgatatatttttactttatgaatttaGTAAGGTAATATTATTAacgtttttaaaaattaaaaatcgaGATTATGATAATGATATTGTGTGTAGCCAGTGTAAGTGAAAAATATAACTTCTAACAAATCACAAgatatcaatttttgttttattttttgtaattttcgtACTATTGTTTAGACAATTTTACTTATCAGCGTTGATGTATCATATAAGAAACGAAATAATCTCATGTAAACATTTACTACCAATAATTTAAGATTGCAACTCAATAAGAACCACAACCACCTAGGATAGTCCCAAAAAGGGGGCCTGAAGAGACGGAATATACACAAATTTTAACACTACCTCGAAAAGGAAGAGAGACTGTTTCCGAAAGACCTTCGATTAAGTAATGAACATCAGAGCAGCTAACACAAGAATACAAAAGTAAAGAGAACATAGAAAATAATAAGGAGATTGTAACTCGTgtaaataaaatcatattgtAAAATCTATTTATCAAATCATAGAATCATATAGCacataataattttcttgaaatttcaaGTTACAAGACAGATATATCTCCCATCATTTTCCAGAATTATACACTAAGAAATTTAACTCACATTTACACTGTAATTGATCAAGAAATTAGTATGCAAAATACTGAAATGTCAAGTCATAATATATCTCACAACTCACAAGAACCATTTTCCATCTACTGTATATATCATAGAAATCATTAGGGTGaagattttggaaaaaaaatgttgGGATTAAAGAATCAACTGATATGTGAAATGTCAACTTCCTCAGGAATTTTGAATGTGTCTGCTGCCCCGAATTTCCTCTGTTCTTCCACGACTGAATCATCCTCTTCGCCATCACTATCTCCGTCATCACAATCATGATTGACATGACCTGAAGGGTCGTGTACACTTTTGGATCTGCAATCGTGGGTAGCAAGCATCTTAACTTGGCCAAGATGCGCGATTTCTACCACAACTGTGTCATCATCTACGGGGAGAGGCTGCTTCCATGGTTCTCCATCGATCCTCATGAACGTGTGGTCAGCTGCACCCTTATGAAACTCAAACCGGATACGATGTGCCTACAAACAGGGAAAtgtaacaaaaatattcaaaaggaACGCAGCTCAAGTATCAGACAATGTGCCTACAAACAGGAAACTAATGGATCTTATATGCAATATGAAAGTTTAACATTTGGACCATCTTGAACCAACTGATAATTGATCACTAAAGTGATAACACGTGAAGTTTACATATGAATATCACTATAAGGCATGTCTATAAAGGTGCATGCATAATATATACACGACCTTA
Proteins encoded:
- the LOC107002655 gene encoding external alternative NAD(P)H-ubiquinone oxidoreductase B1, mitochondrial, translated to MRGFTYLSKVLHSHSSYSKLLVLCSISTGGLLVYAESNVESGKQVVEQNQPESKKKRVVVLGTGWGGTSFLKDLDISSYDVKVVSPRNYFAFTPLLPSVTCGTVEARSVVEPVRNIIKKRSGEIQFWEAECLKIDPENHTVSCRSGINDNLAGHNDFSLQYDYLVVAVGAQVNTFNTPGVMEYCHFLKEVEDAQRIRRTVVDCFEKSVIPGLSEEERRTNLHFVIVGGGPTGVEFAAELYDYVYEDLVKIYPSVKDFVKITVIQSGDHILNTFDERISSFAEQKFQRDGIEVSTGCRVTSVSDHFIGMKVKSTGKNVEVPYGMVVWSTGVGTRPFVKDFMEQVGQEKRRILTTDEWLRVNGCSNVYALGDCASVDQRKVMEDISAIFKAADKDDSGTLSVKEFRDVLEDIIIRYPQVALYLKNKHLLEVKDLFRDSEGNEREEVDIEGFKLALSHVDSQMKSLPATAQVAAQQGTYLARCFNRWDQCKSNPEGPRRFKSSGRHEFLPFEYRHLGQFAPLGGDQAAAELPGDWVSMGHSTQWLWYSVYASKQVSWRTRYLVVGDWVRRYIFGRDSSRI